The Allochromatium tepidum genome has a window encoding:
- a CDS encoding integrase core domain-containing protein has translation MAEVEEMSPSSSPSTGRKYGLAKVCQVWGIPRSTHDARKASAERAPGRRGPVGFLSDDELLGHIAACIQRSPFTGEGYRKVWARLRFNGIRTSPQRTLRLMRENNLLAVRSPGRPHGPKAHDGTIKTEQVDVMWGTDMTTTMTAREGNASIFLAVDHCSLECVGIHAAKCGTRFEALEPIRQGVRQSFGAFGPAVANGLTLRHDNGSQYVSSVFQEEISFLGIQSSPSVVREPQGNGIAERFVRTLKENLLWVRRFDTVEELRLALLEFKDTYNQEWIIGRHGYKTPAAVRKIQKKAVNFAA, from the coding sequence GTGGCGGAGGTCGAGGAAATGAGCCCGTCCTCCTCGCCCTCCACAGGCCGGAAGTATGGACTGGCGAAAGTTTGCCAGGTCTGGGGCATTCCCAGATCGACGCATGACGCACGCAAGGCTTCGGCTGAGCGTGCGCCTGGCCGCAGAGGGCCTGTCGGATTCCTCAGTGACGACGAATTGCTCGGCCACATAGCCGCCTGCATCCAGCGCTCTCCCTTCACTGGCGAAGGCTACCGAAAAGTGTGGGCCAGGCTGCGCTTTAATGGGATCAGGACTTCCCCTCAGCGAACGCTTCGGCTCATGCGGGAAAATAACTTGCTTGCTGTGCGCAGCCCTGGAAGGCCTCACGGCCCCAAAGCGCATGACGGGACGATCAAGACAGAGCAGGTGGATGTGATGTGGGGCACAGACATGACCACGACGATGACTGCACGGGAAGGCAATGCATCGATCTTTCTGGCGGTGGACCACTGTTCTTTGGAGTGTGTCGGCATCCACGCCGCCAAGTGCGGGACGCGTTTCGAAGCCCTGGAACCGATTCGCCAGGGTGTGCGCCAGAGCTTTGGTGCCTTTGGTCCTGCTGTGGCTAACGGCCTGACTCTCCGGCATGACAACGGAAGTCAGTACGTTTCCAGCGTGTTTCAGGAGGAGATTTCCTTTCTGGGTATCCAGAGTTCGCCATCCGTCGTCAGAGAGCCCCAAGGCAACGGGATCGCGGAGCGGTTCGTTCGAACCCTGAAGGAGAACCTGCTCTGGGTTCGGCGGTTCGACACGGTGGAGGAACTCCGCCTTGCCCTCTTGGAATTCAAGGACACCTACAACCAGGAATGGATCATTGGACGCCACGGCTACAAAACTCCGGCA